GCCTTTTCACATAAGGATTCGAAGTCTGCGACAACCGGCCCTGGAGTGAACTGGTCATAATCAAAGTAAAAGTCTCTGCTATCCATATATTCCTTCTCATCAAATGCATAAAACAGCATCGGAAGTTCTAAGATTGCCGCTTCAAATACACTTGAGCTGTAGTCTGTGATGAGAAGGTTGCTTATGAGCATAAGGTCGTTAATATGCTCCTTTGTACTAAGGTCAAATACTCTGTCCTTCCACTGCTCTTCTACAAAAAAGCTCTGCTTGACAAACGGATGATTCTTGAGGATAAGCACCGTATCTTCCGGCTGTCGTTCCATGAAGCGATTAACGTCAAATGCCTCTGGTGGATAGTGTGCATCCTTATTCCCATCTCCTCGGAATGTCGGCGCAAACAAAATGACACGATTGTCCTTAAATGCCGGGTACTTCTCATAAAGTTCCCTGCGCTTTTCTTCTTCGTATTCCCAGTCAAAAAGCCGGTCTGTACGAGGCACGCCGAGCGCCTGTACCTTACTTGGTGAGATACCAAATGCTTCCGCATAAATGTCTCTTACGGTATCGCTGCTTACTGGTACGAGATCATAATTCCTGTGATTCATGGAAGTCTGCGGCGCACCGCCCTTTTTCCCCATGCGGGTAAGCCCGAACGTCTTAAAGGCACCGCAGGCATGCCATAACTGGATAATCTTTGTCTCGTTCCGCTTATGAATGCTGTGAAGCTGCGGATAAAAATCTTCTAGAATAATGACTGCCGATGTCGCACACTTTAAGGCACACTCCCGCAGTTCTCTCTTCTTTAAATGGTCTACCGTCTTTGTATTAATAAATGTAGTAATCTCTACTCCCGGTTCATTCTCCTCAAACCACTTCTTTACAAGCATAAGATTCCCGCCCTCTTCCGGCTCTCTTTCCGACAGAAAAAGAATCTGGTTCGGCTTCACCTTATTCTTTGCCATGTATTTACGGTATCTGGCAGCAAAATAGTCGGTATTCTGCTGACGCGCACTGTAATTATATCCACTGATACGGTACACGGTCTCATTCGCCCGCTTCGCCGCCTTGATAAAGTTCTTTCCCTCTTTAAAATAATCTCTTACGAGCAAAAATGGCAGGCCGAGAGAACATCCTGCAAACTTAAGCAGATTCCTCTTACGCACGATCTCTGCCCTTGCAAAAAGCTCCTTCTGTACCGGAAATGGCTGGTCATCAAGGCTGATCTCTTC
This Anaerobutyricum hallii DNA region includes the following protein-coding sequences:
- a CDS encoding CDP-glycerol glycerophosphotransferase family protein — protein: MRKINYRITVNITQKTMKLGFRAKMPEEMEGKRIRVQAVFTQRQVERRFPMEVVIEEGEVGEQIRADAEILLPYVFYSPPRHKVNVVFALWCGAEEISLDDQPFPVQKELFARAEIVRKRNLLKFAGCSLGLPFLLVRDYFKEGKNFIKAAKRANETVYRISGYNYSARQQNTDYFAARYRKYMAKNKVKPNQILFLSEREPEEGGNLMLVKKWFEENEPGVEITTFINTKTVDHLKKRELRECALKCATSAVIILEDFYPQLHSIHKRNETKIIQLWHACGAFKTFGLTRMGKKGGAPQTSMNHRNYDLVPVSSDTVRDIYAEAFGISPSKVQALGVPRTDRLFDWEYEEEKRRELYEKYPAFKDNRVILFAPTFRGDGNKDAHYPPEAFDVNRFMERQPEDTVLILKNHPFVKQSFFVEEQWKDRVFDLSTKEHINDLMLISNLLITDYSSSVFEAAILELPMLFYAFDEKEYMDSRDFYFDYDQFTPGPVVADFESLCEKAASMLGNIVSEVEQSDLDNFRKVFLNMVDGCSTERICRKIKTNYINI